Below is a genomic region from Marinobacter salarius.
TCCCAGTAGCCCATCACGCTGCCGATGGGGTTGGTGAGTTTGAAGCCGATGGTGTTGGCCCAGCCCGGTGAGTGGAACCAGTGGGGTTTGACGTCGTGCAGGCGAAAGCCGGTGCGTTTGCGGACGAAGTCGGCGACGTCGGACACCCGTTGGTACATCAAACCCATCAGCCCGGATGCGTGGCTGTCGATGGGTGAGCCCAACACGATGGCGTTGCGGATGTGCTGGTCGCGGCTGAGGGCGGAGTAGAACAGCGTGAACATGCCCCCCAGGCTCCAGCCGTGCAGCGACAGCTCCTGTTCGCCGCTGTGTTTCCGCACCCGATCCAGGTACGCCGGTAGCAACTCCGCCACGTAGGTGTGAAGGTTATAGTGACTGTGCTGCCGCGTGGGCACGCCCCAGTCGATCAGGTACACCTCAAACCCCTTGGCCCGCAGGAACCGTACCAGGCTGCGTTGGGGGAACAGGTCGTAGATCAGCATGTTCACCGCCAGTGGCGGCACGATCACGATGGGCGTTTTGTGGGGCGTACGTTCCACATCGATCATTTCGCCATCCAGCTCAATAAAGTCCTCCGCCAGCGGAGGGTAGTAACGCAGGCTCACCAGACCATCGGTGTACAACGTCTCGAACGGCGTTTGCCCTGCCTGCACCAGGCTGGCGGCGCGGAATACGCGGTCGAAGGCGTTACCGGCGTATAGTGCGGTCTGGCGGGTTAACCCGGAGGCTTTTTCAAAAGCGGATTTCATCGGGTTGGGCATAGAGGTTTCCATAAAATGCATGTCGCTAACGGATTATGAATGAAAGCATGCGGCTGGCACGCAAATCTGATCGTGCGGGTATGAAAGCCCTTTCCCGGACCGTGCATTGCCATGGATGGCAATGCCGAGCCCCCATGGATGGGTTCACGGCGTGTCCGGGAAAGGGCTTTCATACCTGCACAGCCACCAGTGTTGGATAAGACTAGACTACCCGCATGGGCCAGAACTATGGCAAGAACGTCCACCACCAATGGCAAACCGGTCACTTCAGGCCACTGCCCAAAGCTGCCAACCATTGGTATCATTCAGCCATCGAAAAAAACCAACAACAGGACAACCATGCTCAGCTTCCTGCCAGCCCCCGTCATCGGCGTTATCAGTTCCATCCTCCTGGGGCTGAATACCCTGTTCTGGTGCCTGCTTCTCTATATTCCGGCCATACTCAAACTGATCATCCCCCACACCGGCTTCCGGGTACTGTGCACCAAAGTCATCATCTGGATTGCCGAAGCCTGGGTCGCCTGCAACACGGGCTGGATGAAACTCACCCAAGGCACGAAATGGACCGTCCACGGCGACGAAAAACTCAAACGGGAAAGCTGGTACCTGGTGTTGAGCAACCATCAAAGCTGGGTCGACATCTTTGCCATGCAGCGGGTGTTTAACCACCGTGCACCGTTCCTCAAGTTCTTCCTCAAGCAACAGCTGATCTGGGTGCCGGTTATTGGCCTGGCTTGGTGGGGCCTGGATTTCCCGTTCATGAAGCGCTACACCCGAGAGTACCTGATCAAGCACCCGGAAAAACGCGGTGAGGATCTTAAAGCGACGCGGGCAGCCTGTGAGAAGTTCCGCTACACCCCGGTGAGCGTGATGAATTTCGTGGAAGGCACTCGCTTTACCCAGGCCAAGCACGACAAGCAGAAATCAAAATACACCCACTTGCTGACGCCCAAAGCCGGTGGCGTGGCGTTCGTGCTGGATGCCATGGGCGACTCCATCGAAACCCTGGTGGATGTCACCATTGCCTATCCGGGGGGCGCTCCAACGTTCTGGGATTTCATGTGTGGAAGGGTCAGTGACGTGAAAATGGAGATCGACACCGTCACCATCCCGGAGCATCTCAAGGGTCGGGACTACGCGTCGGATGCAGAGCACCGGAAAAACGTGAAGAACTGGCTGGCAGAGCAGTGGCGAGCGAAGGACGAGCGCCTGTCTAGGATGCTTGAACCAGACTAAGTGTTGTCTTCGTCGTCCTCGACTTCATCCGGGTGTTCTTTCTTGTAACGCTCCCACTCTTCCCAGTCATGAGGCGTGCCAGCATGAGGGCGCTTCAAGTGCTTTGCGTGCTCCATCGCATTGTGGCGCAGGCTGTGGTCGCGCTCCTCTTCTTCCTCTTCGAAGCCGTACTTCTTCAGGAACTCGGTTGGGCTGATAGGCATCCGGATTCACCTCCGTCACGAATAAGTGCCCGTCTACTTAGTAAGATGGTGCTCCGGAGCCCAATTTTCAAGCGTCGGTGGTGTTCGCGGGCTCGCTGCTGTCAGCCGTTGTTTCCACCAGATTGAACAGGATCTGCTTTCTCTCGTCATCCACCCCCGCATAGGTCACGGTTACCGGCTCTTCCAGTTGGAACGTGCGACCGTTCTTGTTGTGAACGAGACGCAGAGTGACCGGATCGAAGCTGAACTTGCCCTCTAGGGTCTTACAGCTGACAAATCCTTCCAATCCGTTGGCATCGAGTCTTACAAAGAAGCCGGCAGGCGTGGTGCGGCTGATGACGCCGGCCATTGAGTCTTCCCCAAGGGTCTTCGCAAAATCACTCTTCAGCCAGTTTTCAAGGCTGTTGGCGGCCTGACGGGCGCGGATCTGGGCCTGTTGTAACTCCGCCAATTGCTCTTCGGTGAGTTCGTTCAGTGCATCCTGCCACAGGATCGATTTGATCAGGCGATGCACATGAAAGTCGCTGAACTTTCGGAGTGGCGAGGTGAACGTGGTGTAGGCGGCCAGCCCCATGCCCTGGTGGGGAGCCGGCGTGAACGACAGCTCGGCGCGGGCAAGCTGGCGGGAAACGATAGACTTGACCGGAACGTCTGCCTCCAGCCCTTCCGTCTTCTTCATCAGCTCACGAAAACCTTCGGCACTGGTGACATCAATGCCCGCCAAGTCCGGAGCATAACCCTCCAGCAGGGCGCGGACATTGTCAGCACGGTCGTCCCGCAAACCGGGATGCTGGATAAACAGCCCCTTGTCACGTTGGCCAAGGAAGTCCGCCGCGCAGCGGTTGGCAGCGATCATGCACTCTTCCACCAGGCGATGCGCTTCATTCTGCACGGAGGGCTCAATCAGTCGTACTCGGCGGTTTTCATCCAGGCGCAGACGGAATTCCGGTCGGTCGCCGTTGACCAGTGCATGCTCAGTCCGCCACTTACGCAGGGCGGTGGCGATCTGGTGGAGCTGGTCCAGGCTGTTGGACACGCTTTCGGGCAGTGCCTTGATGTCGTCGTCTTCGCGACCTTCGATCAGATTGGACACCAGTTCGTAGCTGAGTTTGCCATGGGAGCGAATCACGGCTTGATGAAAGCTGTAGTCGCCCAGGCTGCCGTCATTATTCACCTGTAGGTCACAGACCAGGGCCAGACGTTTGACATCAGGCATCAGTGAGCACAAGCGCGTGCTCAGGGTATCCGGCAGCATCGGCAGTGGCTCGCCAGGGAAATAGATGGCGGTGGCACGGCGGAAGGCTTCCTGCTCGGCGGGGCTACTCGGTTCGATCACCGCCGTTGGGTCCGCAATGGCGATGGAGAGCTTCCAGCCGGTAACATTGGGCTCGGCCAGCAGGGCATCGTCCATGTCCTGGGTGCCGGGGCTGTCGATGGTCACATAGGGCTGGTCAGTGCGGTCATCCCGGCCTTCGCTTTTTGTTTCAACGGTTGATTCATCCAGCGCACTGGCCTGTTTCTGCACGGCATCGGGCCAGGTGTCTGGCAGGTGAAAGCTGGCAACGGTAAGTGCGCGTTCGATGCCGGTATCACCGGCTTTGCCGAGGACTTTCAGGATCTTTGCCTGGCCTTTGCCATCTTTGATCGGATGTTTGTGAATCTGGCAGTAGATGTAGTCGTCGGGCTCGGCACCCTGGCGCTCTTTTGGCGGTATGAAAATCCAGCGGTTGATGCCGGGGGTTTCCGGCACCACGAAGTGGCCTTTACCTTTAACCAGATAGCGACCAACGAACGTGTCCAGACTGGTGTCCAGCAATTCATCAATCACGCCCTGGGTTTTGCCTTTATCGCCTTCTTCCTCAGTGATCTTAACGCGGTCACCGGGCAGCACTTTCTGCATTTCTTCCGGTGGCAGGAAGACATCCCGCCCCTCATCCAGCGCGACAAAGCCGAAACGCCCATTGGTGGCTTTGACGGTACCCGGGAAGACAACCTTGTTTTCCTCGATATTGGTTTTCAGCTGGCGCAACTGGCTGAGGGCGTCGGCATTGAGCATGAACAGAACCTGGCTGGATAAAATTTGAGTGTTGCTGCGGAGTATACCGGTTATGGCGGTATGAGTCAGACCATGTTACGCGGGGTTAATTTCCTGGCCCGACCCATCAGTGATAAGCACTTTATTCCGCCCCTGCTGTTTCACGCGGTAAAGCGCCTGATCAGCCTGGCGCAGAATGGTGTCAACGTCGTCACCGGGCTGGCAGAGATACCCGCCCACACTGACGGTCACGGGTGTACCGGTGCGAATGCTGTCCCTTTCGATCGTTTCACGTATCCGCGCGGCAATCTGGCACAGGGTGTCCTCATCACAAGGCGAGAGAACCACCACGAACTCGTCGCCGCCCCAACGCCCTGGATGGTCGTAGGGTCGCACGCCAGCTTTGAGCCATAGCGCGACACGGCAGAGAATGTCGTCACCGGCCTGATGGCCCAACTCGTCGTTGATGGCCTTGAAGTGGTCAATGTCCAGCCAGATCAGGCCGAAGCCCGTGTTTTGTCGTTTTGCCCGTTGTATTTCCTCATCCAGGGCTTCATCCAGGCCGCGACGGTTCTTCAGGCCGGTGAGGGCGTCGATGCGCGCCAGCCGGTTCAGTTCATCGGTGCGTTGTTCCACCTTCCGTTCCAGTTCACGGGTTGAGTTCCCGAGTGTGTCGGTCATTTTCTCGAAATGACCGGCCAGCCGGCCGATCTCGTTGTTCGGCTTCTCCAGGTGTGGAAGCGTAAAACTGCCGCTTCGAACGTTCTCAACGGCACTCTCAAGGCTGACGAGGGGTTTGAGGATGCGGGAACGGATGATCAGATGGAACAGAATCAGGGTGACCAGCAAACTGGTCAGGAATACGGCAACCAGAGGCCATAGGTAACTGCGGGGCAGGAGCGCTTCAAGATCCAGCAGGGTGATTTCGAACCAGCCGATGGCAGGCAGGAAGGCCACGCCCGCCAGGTGTTTTCGGCCGTCCACGGCCACGAAGCTGCTCTCCACAGCACCGGTGGCGCCGCCCCGGTTTTTCAGGAGTTGCAGCATGCCGAGCACCTTCTGCTTGTCTTCCGGGTTATCAAACAGCAGGTCGACGGTGCTTTTCTGGCCTTCGGGTTTGATGATGCTGGCAAAGTCGATGTAGTTGCGGTCGCGGTAGAGCTGTATCGCGCCGTTGTAGTCCACGAACAGGGTGGTGATACCCTCCTGGTCAATATCCACGATATCCTGCAGGAACGCGTCCAGGTCCAGGCCGGTACCGACCATGCCGACGATGCGATCTTCCTCATCCCGCATCAGCACGTCGATCCAGAGTTTGGTCACACCGAGTTCGGTATCAGGGTTTACGTTCAGATGAAAATTGCGGCCTTCCTCAATCAGTTGGAAGAACCAGGCATCTTCGGGTTTGTCGGGGTCCAGGATGTAGCGGAACTGATCATTCGCAAATTCGTTGTTGGTATTATTGTAGTAATAGCGGCGGGAATCACGGAGGGCGACGAAATAACTGTTGTCGCGGAAATTGCTCCGGAAACTTTCCATTTCGCGGATGGCGTCGCGCTGTAACGCCTTATCTTCCGGTGAGGTAACCCAGTTGACCAGAGTGGAAGAGTCGGCCATCTGGCGGGCAAGCCCGATTTCCCGTTCCAGGGATTGCAGCAGGCGGGCGCTGTCGTAGCGCACCTGAATTTCAGCAACCTGCTGCCCCCAGCGCTCAATGATGTCCTCGGAAAGCTCACGATACGCAAGCCAGGAGGCGACTGAGACGATGATCATCAGAGCCGCTGCCAGGCCGAGTAGTCGGGTTTTCAGGCTCAAAAAGCTTTCCTTATGCACAGTCTGGATCTATCAGGAAGGTATGATAGAGCAGGCATGGCAAAGTGTGTAGGAAAACTAGTTGTGTTCTGCGAAGACTTTGGTCTGGCCGCTGTCGTTGAACATCAACACCTGATAGCGATCCTTGCGATCCCCCACTTCCATGCCGGGGGAGCCGGCTGGCATGCCAGGCACCGACAGGCCCTTTGCTTTCGGGGCCTGGGCGATCAAGCGGTGAATGTCATTGGCAGGCACATGGCCCTCAATCACATAATCGCCGACGAACGCAGTGTGGCAGCTGGCGAGTGACGGTGTCAGGCCGGCGTCGATCTTTATCGGGTTCAGGTTATTGGTTTCAGTGACTTCCACCTTGAAACCGTTTTCCTTCAGGTGGTCCACCCAATCCGTGCAGCAGCCGCAGGTCGGTGACTTGTAGACATGGATGTCTTTCAGCCCGTCTTCGGCCTGTAACTGACCGTTCAAGCCGACGGTTGCGACGAGGCCAAGGGCCAACAGTTGTTTTTTCATGATGTTACCTCAATGATGATGGCTGTGATCGTGGTTTGGTTCTCCGCCGCCAGAGGGTGACAACCAGAACCACCAGACGATGGCGGCCATCAGGACCAGTCCTCCGGCATTGACCAGAAGTGCGTTCATTGGTTCCCCTCCTTGCCTGCGTTACTGGTGGTTTTGAACAGTCGCAGCCGGTTGGCGTTGGTAACGACCGTGACCGAGGACAGCGACATCGCGGCGCCGGCCAGTATCGGGCTCATCAGAATCCCCCACAGTGGGTAAAGCAGTCCGGCCGCGACGGGTATGCCCAACGAATTGTAGGCAAAGGCGCCGAACAGGTTCTGATGGATGTTGCGTACCGTGGCCCGGGATATCTCAATGGCGTCGGCAACGCCGTGGAGAGAGCCCCGCATCAGCGTAATACCGGCGCTTTCAATGGCGACATCGGTGCCGGTGCCAATGGCAAAGCCAACGTCCGCCGCTGCAAGGGCAGGCGCATCGTTGATGCCGTCGCCTACCATTGCCACGGTATAACCTTTGCCCCGCATCTCGCTGACGATGGTGGCCTTGTCTTCCGGCAGAACTTCAGCGCGGTAATCGTCGATCCCGGTTTTCTCGGCGATGGCCCTGGCGGTGCCGTCGATGTCGCCGGTCACCATCATCACCCGGATGCCGGCGTCGTGCAGTCGCCGTATGGCGGCTTCCGAATCCTGTTTCACCGCATCGGCAACGCCGACCACCCCCAGGGCTTGATTGCCCAGGGCCAGGAACAGTGGGGTTCCGGCCTCGGCGGTGATGGCATTGGCCTCC
It encodes:
- a CDS encoding alpha/beta fold hydrolase — protein: MPNPMKSAFEKASGLTRQTALYAGNAFDRVFRAASLVQAGQTPFETLYTDGLVSLRYYPPLAEDFIELDGEMIDVERTPHKTPIVIVPPLAVNMLIYDLFPQRSLVRFLRAKGFEVYLIDWGVPTRQHSHYNLHTYVAELLPAYLDRVRKHSGEQELSLHGWSLGGMFTLFYSALSRDQHIRNAIVLGSPIDSHASGLMGLMYQRVSDVADFVRKRTGFRLHDVKPHWFHSPGWANTIGFKLTNPIGSVMGYWELIVRLGDRDFVASHATTSAFLDRMVAYPGGIVQDAVVRLWIDNELSKGQIQIGEDVARLENVNANLLAIAGDTDTLATPVAVKRIEDHVSSKDVTFRVTPGGHMGILAGSKAPKESWLEMAEWLAQRSD
- a CDS encoding acyltransferase: MLSFLPAPVIGVISSILLGLNTLFWCLLLYIPAILKLIIPHTGFRVLCTKVIIWIAEAWVACNTGWMKLTQGTKWTVHGDEKLKRESWYLVLSNHQSWVDIFAMQRVFNHRAPFLKFFLKQQLIWVPVIGLAWWGLDFPFMKRYTREYLIKHPEKRGEDLKATRAACEKFRYTPVSVMNFVEGTRFTQAKHDKQKSKYTHLLTPKAGGVAFVLDAMGDSIETLVDVTIAYPGGAPTFWDFMCGRVSDVKMEIDTVTIPEHLKGRDYASDAEHRKNVKNWLAEQWRAKDERLSRMLEPD
- a CDS encoding VacB/RNase II family 3'-5' exoribonuclease, whose amino-acid sequence is MLNADALSQLRQLKTNIEENKVVFPGTVKATNGRFGFVALDEGRDVFLPPEEMQKVLPGDRVKITEEEGDKGKTQGVIDELLDTSLDTFVGRYLVKGKGHFVVPETPGINRWIFIPPKERQGAEPDDYIYCQIHKHPIKDGKGQAKILKVLGKAGDTGIERALTVASFHLPDTWPDAVQKQASALDESTVETKSEGRDDRTDQPYVTIDSPGTQDMDDALLAEPNVTGWKLSIAIADPTAVIEPSSPAEQEAFRRATAIYFPGEPLPMLPDTLSTRLCSLMPDVKRLALVCDLQVNNDGSLGDYSFHQAVIRSHGKLSYELVSNLIEGREDDDIKALPESVSNSLDQLHQIATALRKWRTEHALVNGDRPEFRLRLDENRRVRLIEPSVQNEAHRLVEECMIAANRCAADFLGQRDKGLFIQHPGLRDDRADNVRALLEGYAPDLAGIDVTSAEGFRELMKKTEGLEADVPVKSIVSRQLARAELSFTPAPHQGMGLAAYTTFTSPLRKFSDFHVHRLIKSILWQDALNELTEEQLAELQQAQIRARQAANSLENWLKSDFAKTLGEDSMAGVISRTTPAGFFVRLDANGLEGFVSCKTLEGKFSFDPVTLRLVHNKNGRTFQLEEPVTVTYAGVDDERKQILFNLVETTADSSEPANTTDA
- a CDS encoding diguanylate cyclase produces the protein MSLKTRLLGLAAALMIIVSVASWLAYRELSEDIIERWGQQVAEIQVRYDSARLLQSLEREIGLARQMADSSTLVNWVTSPEDKALQRDAIREMESFRSNFRDNSYFVALRDSRRYYYNNTNNEFANDQFRYILDPDKPEDAWFFQLIEEGRNFHLNVNPDTELGVTKLWIDVLMRDEEDRIVGMVGTGLDLDAFLQDIVDIDQEGITTLFVDYNGAIQLYRDRNYIDFASIIKPEGQKSTVDLLFDNPEDKQKVLGMLQLLKNRGGATGAVESSFVAVDGRKHLAGVAFLPAIGWFEITLLDLEALLPRSYLWPLVAVFLTSLLVTLILFHLIIRSRILKPLVSLESAVENVRSGSFTLPHLEKPNNEIGRLAGHFEKMTDTLGNSTRELERKVEQRTDELNRLARIDALTGLKNRRGLDEALDEEIQRAKRQNTGFGLIWLDIDHFKAINDELGHQAGDDILCRVALWLKAGVRPYDHPGRWGGDEFVVVLSPCDEDTLCQIAARIRETIERDSIRTGTPVTVSVGGYLCQPGDDVDTILRQADQALYRVKQQGRNKVLITDGSGQEINPA
- a CDS encoding DUF411 domain-containing protein codes for the protein MKKQLLALGLVATVGLNGQLQAEDGLKDIHVYKSPTCGCCTDWVDHLKENGFKVEVTETNNLNPIKIDAGLTPSLASCHTAFVGDYVIEGHVPANDIHRLIAQAPKAKGLSVPGMPAGSPGMEVGDRKDRYQVLMFNDSGQTKVFAEHN